One window of the Chryseotalea sp. WA131a genome contains the following:
- a CDS encoding IS1634 family transposase produces MFIRKKVNRSGTTSLHIFRKEGQRQIHVKSIGSGSSAEEIRILERQAHLELEKLVRQQSLDLQFDEDKKFIDAFSNNIRKIEVAGYELILGKLFREIGFDVVTDDLFRHLVLSRISHPGSKLKTINYLQEHHSIFFDMDSVYRYLDKIHSKHKSILQEVSYQHTQKLFKGQIQLLFYDVTTLYFEAEDEDDLRKTGFSKDGKAQHPQILLGLLVSTQGYPLSFEMFEGNKFEGKTMLPVVEAFTKKYGMAQAIVVADAGLLSSENINDLIRLKYQFILGGRIKNESKVLQSQILALKLNDQIHTLIRPDGLKLIVSHSSTRATKDKSNRVKGLHRLEQAIRLGKLSKKHINNRGYNKYLKLEGQITVQIDYGKFNQDTQWDGLKGYVTNAALPPEEIINHYKNLWHIEKAFRISKTDLRIRPIYHRLKNRIESHLIIAFCSYKLYKELERQLAEKKVGISIEKAIRLMQSVFAIEIQLPQSGRTAKLLHVKTEDHKQLLKAFNIDLLN; encoded by the coding sequence GTGTTTATAAGGAAGAAAGTCAATCGATCAGGTACAACGAGCCTTCATATATTCAGGAAGGAAGGTCAACGGCAAATTCACGTTAAGTCCATTGGCAGTGGCTCTTCGGCAGAGGAGATAAGAATTCTTGAACGGCAAGCGCATTTGGAACTAGAGAAGCTTGTGCGTCAACAAAGTCTTGACTTGCAATTTGATGAGGATAAAAAATTTATTGATGCCTTCAGCAATAACATTCGGAAAATAGAAGTAGCTGGATATGAATTAATCTTAGGTAAACTATTCAGGGAGATTGGCTTTGATGTGGTTACCGATGATTTATTTAGACATCTTGTGCTAAGCAGAATAAGCCATCCCGGGAGCAAGCTTAAAACCATCAATTACTTACAGGAACACCACAGTATTTTTTTTGATATGGATTCGGTGTACAGGTATTTGGATAAAATCCATTCGAAGCACAAATCCATATTACAAGAGGTGAGCTACCAGCACACTCAAAAATTATTCAAGGGCCAGATCCAGCTCTTATTTTATGATGTAACCACCTTGTATTTTGAAGCTGAGGACGAGGACGATTTACGCAAGACAGGCTTTTCAAAAGATGGCAAGGCTCAACATCCTCAGATTTTACTAGGGCTGTTGGTGAGCACACAAGGGTATCCCTTGTCTTTTGAAATGTTTGAAGGGAATAAGTTTGAAGGCAAAACGATGCTTCCTGTGGTAGAGGCTTTTACTAAAAAGTACGGCATGGCCCAGGCGATTGTTGTAGCGGATGCAGGGCTACTATCTTCAGAAAATATTAATGATTTGATTCGGTTAAAGTATCAATTCATTTTGGGTGGTCGAATAAAAAATGAATCGAAGGTTCTGCAAAGTCAAATTTTGGCCTTGAAGTTAAATGATCAAATTCACACCTTGATAAGACCCGATGGATTAAAACTAATAGTCAGTCACTCATCAACGCGTGCAACTAAAGATAAAAGTAATAGAGTAAAAGGCTTACATCGCTTAGAGCAAGCTATCCGACTTGGCAAGCTTTCAAAAAAGCATATCAATAATCGTGGCTACAATAAGTATCTCAAATTAGAGGGACAAATCACCGTTCAAATCGACTACGGAAAATTTAATCAGGATACGCAATGGGATGGGTTAAAAGGATATGTCACCAATGCCGCATTGCCACCGGAAGAAATCATCAATCACTACAAAAATCTATGGCATATTGAAAAGGCCTTTAGAATATCCAAGACAGACCTTCGAATAAGGCCTATCTACCATCGCTTAAAGAACAGGATTGAATCCCATCTTATAATTGCCTTTTGCAGTTACAAACTCTATAAAGAACTCGAAAGACAACTCGCTGAAAAAAAGGTGGGAATATCCATCGAAAAGGCCATACGTCTGATGCAATCTGTCTTCGCTATCGAAATACAATTGCCTCAATCGGGTAGAACCGCCAAACTTCTCCATGTAAAAACAGAGGACCACAAACAACTACTAAAAGCTTTCAATATCGATCTTTTAAATTAG
- a CDS encoding ABC transporter permease has protein sequence MIGSYIKTSGRNMVRNKLFSFINIVGLAVSMSVGLVLIGILSDIKSYDKFHKNYNNIYRVISRYEYLGDKGSNFMATTSLKAGKAISATFTAPQEVAILRRDFNGDIKFGEKIIPLNGYWSNPELFKVFSFELLEGNVVTALKDPFSVVVTEETAKKLFGQEDALGKIITYNNGREYTITGVLKNIPAFSHIKFDMLCSLSTREVTEKDSKDEMTWDHIWNTWVYVLLPTDADLTNFKTNLDKLSETEDRTVKNTHIELSLQRMDNIMVSDNMGNQMGPVLGSTLLWVFGGLSFVVILSACFNYTNLSVARSLKRTKEVGIRKVIGAKRGHVITQFVVEALIISLCALALAMLGFFILRPHFLSIEPEIQKMFTLQLSPMVIVYFVLFAIVVGLAAGIFPSLFFANVQALKVLKNTSSFQGLNKITGRKILIVIQYSISIILVCASIGVYRQYHHYVSFNLGFNTENILNIELQGNSAAILRKELNELPEVNDVSQSLMVTSVGNYYGTNMKYHGSPNDSSGVGFNSIDENYMPLHGHKLISGRNFVAKSDSAKETEVIVNLQVLKRFNIAGQDPTKALGDVIRIDDKDLTIVGVMKDFQYGRANNQTSKEIVFRYAPASSRVMNVKLTSSDLLATYSKIEAIWTKVDSIHPFEANFYNQQIEEAFAGLKATIKLAGFLAFLAICIASLGLLGMVVFTTEIRLKEISIRKVMGASEASLIYLLGKGFIWLLLIAAIIGLPLIILFFKQVVFPNTANHAPLNVIEMVLGVLVILVLALIMIGSQTLKVAKANPTEVLKNE, from the coding sequence ATGATAGGCAGCTATATCAAAACCTCAGGGCGAAACATGGTGCGCAATAAACTTTTTTCATTCATCAATATTGTTGGGCTGGCCGTGAGCATGTCGGTGGGGTTGGTTCTTATAGGGATTCTTTCGGATATAAAATCGTACGATAAGTTTCACAAAAACTACAATAACATTTATCGAGTGATTAGCCGCTACGAATACTTGGGTGACAAAGGGAGCAATTTTATGGCTACTACCTCTTTGAAAGCTGGAAAGGCGATTAGCGCAACGTTCACCGCGCCTCAAGAGGTTGCCATCCTGCGAAGAGATTTTAATGGCGATATAAAATTTGGTGAAAAAATAATTCCGCTGAATGGCTATTGGTCTAACCCCGAATTGTTTAAAGTTTTTTCTTTTGAGCTATTAGAGGGAAATGTAGTCACTGCGTTGAAAGATCCGTTCTCTGTGGTGGTAACAGAAGAGACAGCTAAAAAACTATTTGGACAAGAGGATGCGCTTGGAAAAATAATTACCTACAACAACGGTCGTGAGTACACCATTACGGGCGTATTGAAAAATATTCCTGCGTTCTCACATATCAAGTTTGATATGCTGTGTTCCTTGAGCACGAGAGAAGTGACAGAAAAGGATTCAAAAGACGAAATGACTTGGGATCATATTTGGAATACCTGGGTTTACGTTTTACTTCCAACGGATGCAGACTTGACAAACTTCAAAACAAATTTGGATAAGCTAAGTGAAACAGAAGATCGTACTGTAAAGAATACACACATTGAGCTGTCGCTTCAGCGAATGGATAATATCATGGTCAGTGATAATATGGGCAATCAAATGGGACCCGTACTTGGAAGTACCCTCCTGTGGGTTTTCGGAGGGCTCTCTTTTGTGGTTATCCTATCGGCATGTTTTAACTACACCAACCTGTCTGTGGCGCGTTCGCTTAAACGCACAAAAGAGGTAGGCATCCGTAAAGTAATTGGTGCGAAGCGTGGGCATGTAATAACGCAGTTTGTAGTAGAGGCATTAATCATTTCGTTGTGCGCGTTGGCTTTGGCAATGCTCGGTTTTTTTATCTTACGTCCACATTTTTTGAGTATTGAACCTGAAATTCAGAAAATGTTTACCCTGCAACTTTCGCCTATGGTGATTGTTTATTTCGTTTTGTTTGCCATTGTAGTTGGCCTAGCCGCAGGTATTTTTCCTTCCCTATTCTTCGCCAATGTACAAGCACTGAAAGTTTTGAAAAACACATCCTCTTTTCAAGGTCTTAATAAAATAACAGGACGTAAAATTCTAATCGTCATTCAATACAGTATTTCGATTATTCTAGTTTGTGCAAGCATCGGGGTGTATCGTCAATATCACCACTACGTATCATTTAATCTTGGATTCAACACTGAAAACATACTTAACATTGAATTGCAAGGCAACAGCGCAGCTATTCTTCGTAAAGAACTGAACGAGTTACCTGAGGTAAATGATGTTTCGCAGTCGCTGATGGTGACAAGCGTAGGGAACTATTACGGAACAAACATGAAGTATCATGGCAGTCCAAATGATTCTTCGGGCGTAGGTTTCAATTCGATCGATGAAAACTATATGCCGCTGCACGGACATAAGCTTATATCTGGCAGAAATTTTGTAGCAAAATCAGACAGTGCAAAAGAAACAGAAGTAATCGTGAACCTGCAGGTATTGAAACGGTTTAATATCGCGGGTCAAGATCCTACCAAAGCATTGGGTGATGTTATTCGTATAGATGACAAAGACCTGACCATTGTTGGTGTAATGAAAGATTTTCAATATGGCAGGGCAAACAATCAAACATCAAAAGAAATTGTCTTTCGCTATGCTCCTGCCTCCTCCAGAGTAATGAACGTAAAACTAACTTCGAGTGATTTGTTAGCTACATACTCCAAGATTGAGGCTATTTGGACGAAAGTTGATTCAATCCATCCTTTTGAAGCTAATTTTTACAACCAACAAATAGAAGAGGCGTTCGCTGGCTTAAAGGCAACTATAAAATTAGCAGGCTTTCTTGCTTTCCTCGCTATCTGCATCGCATCGCTTGGCCTTTTAGGTATGGTGGTATTCACTACTGAAATCAGACTAAAAGAAATCAGTATCCGTAAAGTAATGGGTGCGAGTGAGGCGTCATTGATTTACCTACTTGGAAAAGGCTTTATATGGTTATTGCTCATTGCAGCAATCATCGGATTGCCTCTTATTATTTTATTCTTCAAGCAGGTTGTTTTTCCGAATACAGCAAATCACGCACCTTTGAATGTTATTGAAATGGTACTGGGTGTTTTGGTGATTTTAGTATTGGCACTAATTATGATTGGCTCGCAAACATTAAAAGTGGCGAAGGCTAATCCAACGGAAGTGTTGAAGAATGAGTAA
- a CDS encoding dienelactone hydrolase family protein: protein MKITPLKIFVSDTLGSVSAEFIEADSSAALLTLAHGAGAGMNHSFMSTLAKELAHHGISTLRFNFPFSENKKGRPDMPAIAHKTIEAAINKGSEFLPGVPLFASGKSFGGRMSSQYLSKAKQDFIKGIIFYGFPLHPPGKPSVDRAEHLKDIKIPTLFIQGTRDELAEWSLTKNVINNLSQATLCKIEGADHAFKAGKQNLIPTLAMLTSQWIKTLSF from the coding sequence GTGAAAATTACTCCTCTAAAAATTTTTGTTTCTGACACTCTTGGTAGCGTGTCGGCTGAATTCATTGAAGCAGATTCAAGTGCCGCGCTGTTAACACTTGCCCATGGTGCTGGCGCAGGGATGAACCATTCGTTCATGAGCACACTCGCAAAAGAATTGGCACACCATGGCATATCAACTCTCCGCTTCAACTTTCCATTTAGTGAAAATAAAAAAGGAAGACCCGATATGCCTGCCATCGCACACAAAACAATTGAAGCGGCCATCAACAAAGGAAGTGAGTTCCTTCCAGGTGTTCCACTTTTTGCTTCAGGAAAATCGTTTGGTGGCAGAATGTCCTCTCAATATCTTTCGAAGGCGAAACAAGATTTCATCAAAGGAATAATCTTCTATGGATTTCCATTGCACCCACCGGGCAAACCTTCTGTTGATCGTGCGGAACATTTGAAAGACATAAAAATACCTACGTTGTTTATTCAGGGTACTCGCGATGAACTCGCAGAATGGAGTTTAACAAAAAATGTGATCAACAACCTGTCTCAAGCAACGTTGTGCAAAATAGAAGGAGCTGATCATGCTTTTAAAGCCGGGAAGCAAAATCTCATTCCCACCTTAGCCATGCTCACAAGCCAGTGGATCAAAACCTTATCATTCTGA
- a CDS encoding helix-turn-helix transcriptional regulator: MQIGTRLRQLRESKGYSQQNVADYLEMEQPNYQKLESDKAQPKLDLLEKLADFYKVSLVDLISSEKNSVHIQNNNHNHNGVVMGDAELFQLCIKSKEEIIKAKDDMISHLQKELESLRKKH; this comes from the coding sequence ATGCAGATAGGTACGCGTTTGAGACAACTGAGGGAAAGTAAGGGATATTCGCAGCAAAATGTAGCTGATTACTTAGAAATGGAACAACCCAACTATCAAAAGCTTGAAAGCGATAAAGCTCAACCAAAACTTGATCTGCTAGAAAAATTAGCTGACTTTTACAAAGTGTCGCTGGTGGATTTGATTTCTTCTGAAAAGAATTCCGTCCATATTCAAAACAACAACCACAACCATAACGGTGTAGTAATGGGTGATGCTGAATTATTTCAACTTTGCATCAAATCAAAAGAAGAAATTATCAAAGCCAAGGACGACATGATTTCACATCTACAAAAGGAACTTGAATCGCTAAGGAAAAAACATTAG
- a CDS encoding glutamate synthase subunit beta, with protein MSKPTGFLEVPRELPQKRDPKKRINDYNEVEGDVNVDITVKQATRCMDCGVPFCHNGCPLGNIIPEFNDAVYQGNWKLAYEILISTNNFPEFTGRICPAPCEASCVLGINKPPVAIEYIEKTIIEKAFQEGYAKPRIPSLRTNKKVAIIGSGPSGIAAAAQLNYAGHSVTVFERADEVGGLLRYGIPDFKLDKLVVERRVNLMIEEGVEFQTNTSVGEDISVKQLEEDYDAILLCTGSTIPRDLPIPGRELKGVHFAMDFLTQQNKRVSGKKNTSEEIWATGKNVVVIGGGDTGSDCVGTSNRHGAKSVTQIEILPRPPKERTDSMPWPNWPMILRTSTSHEEGCERQWSIVTKEFLGDAQGNVTGIKISEVEVKSEPGKAPSFVEIEGTEKIIPCELALFAMGFLHTQNALPKQLGIEQDERGNIKCTRYQTSKENIFAAGDARRGQSLVVWAISEGREAARVVDQYLMNETFLESKDSGNLYLLG; from the coding sequence ATGAGTAAACCAACAGGATTTTTAGAAGTACCACGCGAGCTTCCGCAAAAACGTGACCCAAAAAAACGCATCAACGACTACAATGAAGTAGAAGGCGATGTCAACGTTGACATTACGGTGAAGCAAGCCACGCGCTGCATGGACTGTGGTGTTCCATTTTGCCACAACGGCTGTCCGCTGGGCAACATCATTCCTGAGTTTAACGATGCCGTGTACCAAGGCAATTGGAAGCTGGCGTATGAGATTCTGATTTCTACCAACAATTTCCCGGAATTCACTGGAAGAATTTGTCCCGCACCGTGCGAGGCATCGTGCGTATTGGGCATCAACAAACCCCCCGTTGCCATTGAGTACATCGAGAAAACGATTATCGAAAAAGCCTTTCAAGAGGGGTATGCAAAGCCACGGATCCCTTCTTTACGAACCAATAAAAAAGTTGCCATCATTGGTTCGGGTCCATCGGGCATAGCCGCAGCAGCACAATTGAACTATGCTGGGCATTCCGTTACGGTATTTGAACGAGCCGATGAAGTGGGCGGATTGTTGCGCTATGGTATTCCGGATTTTAAGTTGGACAAGCTAGTTGTGGAACGCAGGGTTAACTTGATGATTGAAGAAGGGGTGGAGTTTCAAACCAACACTTCAGTAGGTGAAGATATTTCAGTCAAGCAATTGGAAGAAGACTACGATGCAATTTTATTATGTACGGGTTCTACCATTCCGCGCGACTTGCCCATCCCCGGAAGGGAATTGAAAGGTGTGCATTTTGCCATGGATTTTTTGACCCAACAAAACAAACGCGTGAGCGGAAAGAAAAACACTAGCGAGGAGATTTGGGCTACTGGCAAAAATGTGGTGGTGATTGGTGGTGGCGATACAGGTTCGGATTGTGTAGGTACCTCGAATCGACATGGAGCAAAAAGTGTTACGCAAATTGAAATTTTGCCAAGGCCACCAAAAGAACGAACCGACTCGATGCCGTGGCCCAATTGGCCGATGATCCTTCGCACTTCTACTTCCCACGAAGAAGGTTGTGAGCGGCAGTGGAGCATTGTTACCAAAGAATTTTTGGGCGATGCACAAGGTAACGTAACGGGCATTAAAATTTCTGAAGTAGAGGTGAAGAGCGAACCTGGTAAAGCCCCTTCGTTTGTTGAGATAGAAGGAACCGAGAAAATTATTCCGTGTGAGTTGGCATTGTTTGCGATGGGTTTTTTGCATACGCAAAACGCATTGCCGAAACAACTAGGAATTGAGCAAGACGAGCGCGGCAACATCAAATGCACACGCTATCAAACTTCCAAAGAAAATATTTTTGCTGCTGGCGATGCACGCAGAGGCCAGAGCTTGGTGGTGTGGGCCATTAGTGAAGGCAGAGAAGCGGCCAGGGTAGTGGATCAATATCTAATGAATGAGACATTTTTAGAATCGAAAGACAGTGGAAATCTTTATCTACTAGGATAG
- a CDS encoding PadR family transcriptional regulator has product MKGTNLGEFEELVLLTVAAMVNDAYSVAICDDLEKKTKRAVKLGVVHSVLNRLEEKGLAKSRLGEATNTRGGKRKRYYSVTNAGKSALLKSKELRDQYWSIIPELSLKRI; this is encoded by the coding sequence ATGAAAGGAACGAACTTAGGAGAATTTGAAGAACTCGTCCTACTAACCGTTGCGGCTATGGTGAATGATGCTTACAGCGTAGCGATTTGCGATGACTTAGAAAAGAAAACAAAGAGGGCTGTAAAATTAGGTGTAGTGCACTCTGTGCTCAATCGATTGGAGGAAAAAGGGTTAGCAAAAAGTCGCTTGGGTGAAGCTACCAATACGCGAGGAGGAAAAAGAAAGAGGTACTACAGTGTGACCAATGCGGGTAAGTCTGCACTTCTTAAATCAAAGGAGCTGCGTGACCAATATTGGAGCATTATTCCGGAGCTTTCGTTGAAAAGAATTTGA